GGGAAGACCCTGGCCGCCATCGCCGGTGAAAAAGCCGGCATCATCAAGCCCCGGGTGCCCCTGATCACCGCCGTCCGCCAGGAATCGGCCATAGCCGTCATCCGGCAGACGGCGAAGGAAAAGAAAGCGGACTGTTTCCGGCTGGGCGAACAGTTTACGGTCAGGCGACACCGTTCCGGGGACTTCTCCTATTCCGGTCCGGCTATGAAGATCAAGAACTTGAGTACCCGCCTCCCCGGCGCGCACCAGACCAGCAACGCCGCCCTGGCCGTGGCTGCCTGCGAGGTGCTGAACTCCCGCGGCCGCCTGTCCATCCCCGAAGAAAGCATCCGCCAGGGGTTGCTGGAAGTCAGATGGCCGGCCAGACTGGAAATCGTTTCCAACAATCCCCTGGTCATCATTGACGGCGCCCACAACCTGGCCGGGGCCGGAATCCTGTCCCGGTACCTGTCCACGTCCGCGGAGCTGGCCGGGAAGAAAATCCTGCTGGTCATCGGCATCCTGGACGACAAGCCCTATGAGGCCATGCTCAAAAAACTGGTGCCCTTAAGCGACAGCGTCATCCTGACCCGGGCAAAAATCGGGCGCGCCATCGAACCCCAGGTCCTGGCCCGGATCGTCCGCCCCATGAAGCGCCGGTTTGAAATCGCCGGGTCCGTGGAGGAAGCCGTGCGCCAGGCGGTCGACAAAGCGTCCCCGGCCGACGCCATATGCATCTCCGGGTCACTGTACGTGGCCGGCGAGGCCAGGCACGCCTTGACGAAAATGGGCATCATCCGTGGCGAAACCCCGAAGGCCGCCTCCGGAGAAATGTTTCTGATCTGATCCGCCGTTGCGGCCGGATTTTATTTTACCGCCTTTCTTTCCTCATCCTTGCTGTTGCTGGACGCAAAATTCACTTGGCCAAAAAGCTTCGGGGTGGAATTTGGTGTTGACATGATCGGGGAAACTGGTAAATATGTGCCTGTGCGCCCGTAGCCCAGGGGATAGGGCGTCAGCCTCCGGAGCTGGAGATCGCAGGTTCGAATCCTGCCGGGCGCGCCACACTAAATAGTCTCACAATAAAAAACCGGTCAGTTGCTGGCCGGTTTTTCTATTTTTACAGGGTAAAAGGATTGGTCGCTCTTTCCCTGGCCACGGTCGAGGAAGGCGTCTCGCCATAGTCGTGGCCGGGCCAGACAATGGTGTCACCGGGAAGCGTGTAAATCTGGTCTTTGATGGACGCCAGCAGGGTCCGGGTCGAACCGCCGGGCATGTCGGTCCGGCCCACGGCGCCCACAAAGAGCGTGTCGCCCGTGAAAACATGACCGGGGGTGTACAGGCAGATGCCGCCCGGTGTATGGCCGGGCGTGTGCAGAGCGGTCAGCTTGATGCCGCCGACGGCGATGTCGTCCTTATGCCGCAGCAGCTTGTCCGGCCGGGGTGACGGCCGGCCGCCCAGGGCCGCGGAGAAAACACCGCTGACTACCCCTTTGAGCCGGTCGGCGTCATTTTCATGAATCATCAGTTTGGCGCCGGTGGCCTTGATGACGGCGGCGTTGCCGGCGCAATGGTCGGCGTGCCCATGGGTGTTGATGACACAGGCCACCGTGTAGCCCGCGGCCTTCACCATCCGGACAATCTTGTCGGTGTCAAAGGCCGGATCGATCAGGGCACAGGTTTTGACGGCCTCGTCCCCGACCAGGTAGCAGAACGTGTCCATGCGGCTTAATTTGATCTGTCGGATATCCATGGCAGAAACTTATCCTACTTTACATAAACCGGTGTTAACCCCTTGATCATGGGGTAATTTTTGATATTAAGTGTTTTCAGTGCGGATTTCTCCACCTCGCAGGTAGCAGCTATGATCGCGTCGGCCAGTCCGACCCCGTGAGAGCGGCCATACTCACGCTTATAGAGGCCTCCCCTCCGGGCAATCTCGGCGTTTACCGGGATAACGGGAAAAAGGGAGACAAATTGTTCCAACACCGCTTGTTCCTGCTCCCTTTTCACTCCGGCATACAACTCGGCGACAACGACGGCCGAAAGAACAATCCGGGAAGAATGGGCGGTAACAAAAGACTCTGCCTTACTGTAACCCCGAAAGAAATCCACCAGCACATCCGTGTCGGGAAGAAAAATTGCCGCCATTATTTATGCCTGTCCCATTCCTTCCGGATTGTCTTGAAGTCGGGAAGATCCTTTCTATCCTTCCAGATTCCGGCTGCCTCCCTCAATACGCTTTGCCGCCGGTCAGGACTTGCCTGATGGATGAGGCTGTCAACAGCCTCCCGGATAAGCTCGCTCTGCTTTTTCCCCAGAGCTTTTGAAATGGCGGCCAGTTCCGCACGCTGGCGATCGGTAAGATATATTTGAGTGCGAATCATATTTCATCTCCATTGATGTATACATCATCATTATACATCACTTTTTCCCTCTGTCAATAACCAGACACGGCAGCCAGAAAGCCTCTTATTTTGATCGGCCGGATGGCCAGAACAAATGACGGCCCCCAATTAACACCAACATGGCAACTCAGGCGACACTTCCCAGATACCGTGCCAGCATGCGGTGGCGGTGCCGAAAAAACGCCTTGATGATCCTGTTCGTCAGCCGGCCGGCAAAACGCGGCTCAAAGGTCAGTTCGTCGGTGAGGATGCACCCGGCGGAAGCGGCCTCAATGCGGCGGACATGCCGCCACAGGCGCATCGAGCCCATGGGGGACTGTTCCACCAGGCCGACGCCGGGCTCCAGGC
This genomic window from Thermodesulfobacteriota bacterium contains:
- a CDS encoding MBL fold metallo-hydrolase; the protein is MDIRQIKLSRMDTFCYLVGDEAVKTCALIDPAFDTDKIVRMVKAAGYTVACVINTHGHADHCAGNAAVIKATGAKLMIHENDADRLKGVVSGVFSAALGGRPSPRPDKLLRHKDDIAVGGIKLTALHTPGHTPGGICLYTPGHVFTGDTLFVGAVGRTDMPGGSTRTLLASIKDQIYTLPGDTIVWPGHDYGETPSSTVARERATNPFTL
- a CDS encoding folylpolyglutamate synthase/dihydrofolate synthase family protein; protein product: MSRKTPYDRCLEEMFQLRRFGIRLELATIRAILAALGHPQRQYPAIHIAGSNGKGSTASMLTTILSRAGYKVGLYTSPHLIRFNERIKINGREISDSRVAAAYKAVKDKHGRKRPPTFFEYTTAMAFYEFARQKVDVAVIETGMGGRYDATNVLTPILSIITNISLEHQAYLGKTLAAIAGEKAGIIKPRVPLITAVRQESAIAVIRQTAKEKKADCFRLGEQFTVRRHRSGDFSYSGPAMKIKNLSTRLPGAHQTSNAALAVAACEVLNSRGRLSIPEESIRQGLLEVRWPARLEIVSNNPLVIIDGAHNLAGAGILSRYLSTSAELAGKKILLVIGILDDKPYEAMLKKLVPLSDSVILTRAKIGRAIEPQVLARIVRPMKRRFEIAGSVEEAVRQAVDKASPADAICISGSLYVAGEARHALTKMGIIRGETPKAASGEMFLI
- a CDS encoding type II toxin-antitoxin system VapC family toxin — its product is MAAIFLPDTDVLVDFFRGYSKAESFVTAHSSRIVLSAVVVAELYAGVKREQEQAVLEQFVSLFPVIPVNAEIARRGGLYKREYGRSHGVGLADAIIAATCEVEKSALKTLNIKNYPMIKGLTPVYVK
- a CDS encoding ribbon-helix-helix domain-containing protein; this translates as MIRTQIYLTDRQRAELAAISKALGKKQSELIREAVDSLIHQASPDRRQSVLREAAGIWKDRKDLPDFKTIRKEWDRHK